In Priestia megaterium NBRC 15308 = ATCC 14581, the following proteins share a genomic window:
- a CDS encoding HNH endonuclease, whose protein sequence is MKEYKTKEQKLKFYKSKEWKQLRLKVLERDNYECQECKRNGLVYTDNHNPDKHKRLDVDHLKEIENFPELALDIDNCEVKCVKCHNKKHNRFKFKKKNNKWNDEKW, encoded by the coding sequence ATGAAAGAGTATAAGACAAAGGAACAGAAGTTAAAGTTCTACAAGTCAAAAGAATGGAAACAGCTAAGACTTAAAGTATTAGAACGTGATAATTATGAATGCCAAGAATGCAAACGTAATGGATTAGTTTACACAGATAATCATAATCCTGATAAACATAAACGTTTAGATGTTGACCATTTAAAAGAGATTGAAAATTTTCCTGAGCTTGCTTTGGATATTGATAATTGTGAAGTGAAATGTGTAAAATGCCACAATAAAAAGCATAATCGTTTTAAATTTAAAAAGAAAAATAATAAATGGAACGATGAGAAATGGTGA
- a CDS encoding P27 family phage terminase small subunit: protein MAKIKRETLRKRIEKDLRNQLSEKKIVGNHYEDLVQDYLSLWDLKCNLIEDIETNGIKVTGMHGPKSNPSINDLHKTNDRMLKILDALSLEASPEEKNSPSKPKRSAKDLV from the coding sequence GTGGCTAAAATCAAGCGGGAAACATTGCGGAAACGGATTGAAAAAGATCTAAGAAATCAGCTAAGTGAGAAAAAGATTGTAGGAAATCACTATGAAGATTTGGTACAAGACTATTTATCTTTATGGGATTTAAAATGCAATCTTATTGAGGACATCGAAACGAACGGAATTAAAGTTACTGGTATGCATGGCCCTAAGTCCAATCCTTCCATAAACGATTTACATAAAACGAATGATCGAATGTTAAAAATCCTAGATGCTCTTAGTTTAGAAGCGTCTCCAGAAGAAAAGAATTCTCCTTCAAAACCTAAGCGCTCTGCTAAGGATTTAGTATGA
- a CDS encoding terminase TerL endonuclease subunit: MISNKYVDEYIHLYETGKIKLNKERIMLIKYLQKHVLVRDDIYFNEEMIENYIKFTEKWYFKLQPFQKFIAPFVFLYYKEDDSVFYDQFFITMSRGGGKNGFISSLSHFFISPLHGIPKYNISIVANNEKQAKLSFKEVYDCIENNEVLEDLFYRTKVEIMGYDTKSIMQYHTSNASSKDGLRDGCVIYDEIHRYENFDVVNVFSSGLGKVPNAREFFIGTDGYVREGFLDKMKERAMNILEGKDLDDPLFPFICKIDEAEEVNNPDMWEKANPMFSEPRSSYAKGLFKKVLRQFKQLVNNPSNREEFMTKRMNFPETDLSKSVASWEEIWRTGYEEDGKTLREIPDLKHRVAVGGLDFASIKDFAAVGLLFKVGEDYIWKSHSFVRKGFLDKVTLKAPIKEWEEKGLLTILDEPVINVKHIVDWFVEMRELYGVNTIVGDTFRLDLVKTALEAEGFILLFIRNPKAIHSLLAPRVETLFANNHIIFGDNPMMRWYTNNVLVKIKPDGNKEYLKKDEFKRKTDGFQAFIHALWQADNLLTDELDFMLSDIKF, translated from the coding sequence ATGATAAGCAACAAATACGTTGATGAATATATTCACCTTTACGAAACAGGGAAAATTAAGCTAAATAAAGAGCGCATTATGCTTATTAAGTACCTACAGAAACATGTACTTGTGAGGGATGATATATATTTCAATGAGGAAATGATTGAGAACTATATAAAGTTCACAGAGAAATGGTACTTCAAGCTGCAACCATTTCAGAAGTTCATAGCGCCATTTGTCTTTCTTTATTACAAAGAAGATGACAGCGTTTTTTATGACCAATTTTTTATAACCATGTCCCGTGGTGGCGGAAAAAACGGTTTTATCTCTAGTTTAAGTCACTTCTTTATTAGCCCGCTGCATGGTATTCCTAAATACAATATCTCTATTGTTGCTAATAACGAAAAGCAAGCAAAACTCTCTTTTAAAGAGGTTTATGATTGTATAGAAAATAACGAAGTGCTCGAAGATCTTTTCTATCGTACCAAAGTCGAAATAATGGGCTACGATACAAAAAGCATTATGCAATACCATACATCAAATGCCAGTTCTAAAGATGGTTTACGTGATGGATGTGTTATTTATGATGAAATTCATCGATATGAAAATTTTGATGTTGTAAATGTATTCTCTAGCGGGCTTGGTAAAGTGCCCAACGCTAGGGAATTTTTTATTGGTACAGATGGCTATGTTCGTGAAGGATTCTTAGACAAGATGAAGGAACGGGCCATGAATATTTTAGAGGGCAAAGATTTAGATGATCCTCTTTTTCCGTTCATCTGTAAAATTGATGAAGCCGAAGAAGTTAATAACCCGGATATGTGGGAAAAGGCTAACCCAATGTTTAGTGAGCCAAGAAGCTCATACGCAAAAGGCTTATTTAAAAAGGTTTTAAGACAATTTAAACAGCTAGTTAATAATCCATCTAACAGAGAAGAGTTTATGACTAAGCGCATGAACTTTCCAGAAACGGATCTTTCTAAAAGTGTTGCGTCTTGGGAGGAAATTTGGAGAACGGGTTATGAAGAGGACGGAAAAACACTTAGAGAAATTCCAGACTTAAAACATCGTGTAGCTGTAGGTGGTCTTGACTTTGCAAGTATCAAAGACTTTGCAGCTGTTGGGCTTTTGTTCAAAGTTGGTGAAGATTATATTTGGAAAAGCCATTCTTTTGTTCGTAAAGGATTCCTGGACAAAGTGACGTTAAAAGCTCCTATAAAAGAGTGGGAAGAAAAAGGACTGCTTACAATTTTAGATGAACCAGTTATTAATGTTAAACACATAGTTGATTGGTTTGTAGAAATGCGTGAGCTATACGGGGTTAATACAATTGTTGGTGATACTTTCCGCTTAGATCTAGTCAAAACAGCTTTAGAAGCAGAAGGGTTTATATTGCTTTTTATAAGAAATCCCAAAGCTATTCATTCTCTTTTAGCTCCACGGGTAGAAACGTTATTTGCTAATAACCATATTATTTTTGGTGATAATCCAATGATGCGCTGGTACACAAATAACGTCCTGGTGAAAATTAAGCCGGATGGCAATAAAGAGTATTTAAAGAAAGATGAATTTAAACGGAAAACAGACGGATTTCAAGCATTTATTCATGCCTTATGGCAAGCGGATAATCTTCTCACTGATGAATTAGATTTCATGCTATCCGACATTAAGTTTTAA